A portion of the Minwuia thermotolerans genome contains these proteins:
- a CDS encoding phage minor head protein, with protein MAIELEPLPPAEAVAFFRSKGYLTGFSWRDVSAEQHGQAFTVAKAMRLDVMEAIRGELDRALAGGTTFQDFRKTLTPRLKELGWWGRKPMFDELTGETIEAQLGSDRRLRIIYDANLRAAHAAGHWTRIQATKQDLPYLRYVAVLDGRTRPQHRAWHGTLLPVDHVFWQTHYPPNGWRCRCQVQQVSEGQMRRRGWQVTEPPPESGPGRAHVNRRTGEVIEAPAGIDPGWGHNPGMAAEGRFPDPARYTDADWGHAAARAAVESPHFEDIVRGTAGGAAPVAWLDEALAAAIGTDVQRVDLSADTMRKQRGELPGNPGHPELTLVDYRRLPDLIGGGSVYSDRERSLLIFSEHEGRFYRIALKATADGQAAFLTSFTKVRRENALRQQRRRRKIDRGD; from the coding sequence GTGGCGATCGAGCTCGAACCGCTGCCGCCGGCCGAGGCCGTCGCCTTCTTCCGCTCCAAAGGCTACCTCACCGGCTTCAGCTGGCGCGACGTCTCGGCCGAGCAGCACGGCCAGGCCTTCACGGTGGCCAAGGCGATGCGCCTCGACGTCATGGAGGCGATCCGGGGCGAGCTCGATCGCGCCCTGGCCGGCGGGACGACGTTCCAGGATTTCCGCAAGACGCTCACGCCCCGGCTGAAGGAGCTGGGCTGGTGGGGCCGCAAGCCCATGTTCGACGAGCTCACCGGCGAGACGATCGAGGCGCAGCTCGGCTCCGACCGGCGGCTCCGCATCATCTACGACGCCAATCTCCGCGCCGCCCACGCCGCCGGCCACTGGACCCGTATCCAGGCGACGAAACAGGATCTGCCGTATCTCCGCTACGTCGCCGTCCTGGACGGGCGCACGCGGCCGCAGCACCGCGCCTGGCATGGCACGCTGCTGCCGGTCGACCACGTGTTCTGGCAGACGCATTACCCGCCCAACGGCTGGCGCTGCCGCTGCCAGGTCCAGCAGGTCTCCGAGGGCCAGATGCGCCGGCGCGGCTGGCAGGTGACCGAGCCGCCGCCCGAGAGCGGGCCCGGCCGGGCGCACGTCAACCGCCGGACCGGCGAGGTGATCGAGGCCCCGGCCGGCATCGATCCGGGCTGGGGCCACAATCCCGGTATGGCGGCCGAGGGGCGGTTTCCCGATCCGGCCCGCTACACGGATGCCGACTGGGGCCACGCCGCCGCCAGGGCCGCGGTGGAGAGCCCGCACTTCGAGGATATCGTCCGCGGCACCGCCGGGGGCGCCGCGCCGGTCGCCTGGCTGGACGAGGCGCTCGCGGCCGCGATCGGGACGGACGTGCAGCGCGTGGATCTCTCGGCCGACACCATGCGGAAACAGCGCGGCGAGCTGCCCGGCAATCCCGGCCACCCGGAGCTGACCCTCGTCGATTATCGACGTCTTCCAGACCTCATCGGCGGCGGATCGGTCTACAGCGACCGGGAGCGGAGCCTGCTGATCTTCTCGGAGCACGAGGGCCGCTTCTACCGCATCGCCCTGAAGGCGACAGCGGACGGGCAGGCGGCGTTCCTGACCTCGTTCACGAAAGTGCGCCGCGAGAACGCCCTGCGCCAGCAGCGGCGTCGCCGGAAGATCGACCGCGGAGATTGA
- a CDS encoding KAP family P-loop NTPase fold protein: MTEPSGEQAEIQEWTMNSDRPIAEPDEDQFELTSFARTIARVIAKNRSEDSFVLGVHGPWGIGKSSTVALVRHCLDAEFGEDRENLEIIEFNPWWFTDKESLHADFFAELAAAMSLPDRERARLRAIGHRLGKHSASIAPIVGLIGGSAMEKALRATGGVLQDFLEDPKATVPHEHRRISDALREAGKRYLVVIDDLDRLDIEEAMMVFQLVKSSGRLPNITYMLVFDRALVERHLKERFSGADQQYLDKIIQASFEVPPPDKTDLRYKLREQVLRAVDAQNQDDEARILDVLVDVVWPFLNTARDLARFDNVLKILWPSVEGELDRADFVGIEALRVFLPLLHRRIFDNKNAVLRRPAARGLSEDDRASMTKTLFDGLDQPSVRVLQQALSRLFPRLEIYWGGSGYDSDWEAEWRKNRQICSETFFDSYFRYAIDDSTLPASQLDQIISQSGDGKTVASALRKASARPRRQGGTKAASLLDELVVRAEDVPEQNIESFLGAVFSVVDEINLPIDGSRRLGDFEDNELRAHWLLNRFRDRVSKEQFDRAVVRAAKLASLQFLLSLADRALRNNGLIEGRRGAERSIVSSEAAIELRDLALEAVTRAASDMSLLQVPELVSSLYVWMQLEEMMGEETVRDWVQQNLEDPQLVVALAGSFVSTNQSSSGRSNVTRTRYLVHKKLVAGLCDPKRLISCVDELLAGPGTTDEEKSTLRHFRELWDEASDEEPLFVEQLALDEADMTEE, encoded by the coding sequence ATGACCGAGCCGTCAGGGGAACAAGCCGAAATCCAGGAATGGACGATGAATAGCGATCGCCCGATCGCCGAGCCCGACGAGGATCAATTCGAGCTGACGTCCTTTGCCAGAACGATTGCCCGAGTGATCGCAAAGAATCGCAGCGAGGACAGCTTCGTCCTCGGTGTCCACGGCCCTTGGGGCATCGGCAAGAGCAGCACGGTCGCCCTCGTCCGGCACTGCCTAGATGCCGAGTTTGGTGAGGACAGGGAGAATCTGGAGATCATCGAGTTCAATCCCTGGTGGTTCACCGACAAGGAGTCCCTTCATGCGGATTTCTTTGCGGAACTGGCGGCAGCGATGTCCCTGCCTGATAGGGAGAGAGCGCGTCTACGCGCCATCGGTCACCGCTTGGGAAAACACTCGGCCAGTATCGCGCCGATCGTTGGGCTGATCGGCGGATCCGCCATGGAGAAGGCTCTCAGGGCGACCGGCGGCGTGTTGCAGGACTTTCTTGAAGACCCCAAGGCCACTGTCCCACACGAGCACCGGCGGATTTCGGACGCACTTCGGGAAGCAGGCAAGCGTTATCTCGTGGTCATCGACGATCTGGACCGGCTCGATATCGAAGAAGCGATGATGGTGTTCCAACTCGTGAAATCCTCAGGTCGATTGCCCAACATCACATACATGCTCGTTTTCGATCGAGCTCTGGTCGAGCGTCACCTTAAGGAAAGATTCTCAGGGGCAGACCAGCAGTATCTCGACAAGATCATCCAGGCTTCCTTCGAGGTGCCTCCTCCAGACAAGACTGACCTCCGCTACAAACTGCGGGAACAGGTCCTTCGCGCAGTGGATGCGCAGAACCAGGATGACGAGGCACGCATTCTGGACGTCCTTGTTGACGTGGTCTGGCCCTTCCTCAATACGGCGCGAGACCTGGCGCGGTTCGACAACGTCCTCAAAATCCTTTGGCCATCCGTCGAAGGTGAACTCGACAGGGCGGATTTCGTGGGCATCGAGGCTTTGCGGGTCTTTCTTCCTCTCCTGCATCGGCGCATTTTTGACAACAAGAATGCCGTGCTCCGACGTCCGGCAGCTCGCGGTCTTTCAGAGGACGACAGGGCTTCGATGACGAAGACGTTGTTCGACGGCCTTGATCAGCCATCGGTCAGAGTCCTTCAGCAAGCGCTATCGCGCCTATTCCCGAGGTTGGAGATCTACTGGGGTGGTAGTGGCTACGATTCCGATTGGGAAGCCGAATGGCGCAAGAACCGGCAGATCTGTAGCGAGACCTTTTTCGACTCGTATTTCCGCTATGCCATCGACGACAGCACGTTACCAGCCTCACAGTTGGATCAGATCATCAGTCAGTCGGGGGACGGGAAGACAGTTGCGAGCGCGCTGCGGAAAGCAAGCGCCCGACCCAGGCGCCAAGGCGGGACTAAAGCTGCCTCTCTGCTCGATGAGTTGGTGGTTCGCGCCGAGGACGTGCCCGAGCAGAATATCGAAAGCTTCCTCGGGGCTGTGTTCAGTGTGGTTGACGAGATCAATTTGCCGATAGACGGGTCCAGGCGGTTGGGGGATTTCGAGGACAACGAACTCCGCGCGCACTGGTTGCTCAACCGTTTCAGAGACCGAGTTTCCAAAGAGCAATTCGATCGTGCAGTCGTCCGGGCTGCGAAGCTCGCGTCTCTGCAGTTCCTTCTGAGCCTTGCGGATCGCGCATTACGAAACAACGGCCTGATTGAGGGTCGACGAGGGGCCGAGCGATCCATCGTGTCAAGCGAGGCGGCAATCGAACTGCGTGATCTCGCATTGGAGGCGGTCACGCGGGCCGCATCCGATATGTCCTTGCTTCAAGTACCCGAACTGGTTTCTTCGCTCTATGTGTGGATGCAACTGGAGGAGATGATGGGAGAGGAGACTGTCCGGGACTGGGTTCAGCAGAATCTGGAAGATCCTCAGCTCGTCGTGGCGCTTGCGGGTTCCTTTGTTTCCACGAACCAGTCGTCTTCTGGCCGCAGCAACGTCACTAGAACACGATATTTAGTTCACAAGAAGTTGGTCGCCGGGCTGTGCGATCCGAAACGACTGATTTCCTGTGTCGATGAACTTCTTGCGGGTCCCGGGACGACAGACGAGGAAAAGAGCACGCTACGCCACTTTCGCGAATTGTGGGATGAAGCCTCGGACGAAGAGCCCTTATTCGTAGAGCAATTGGCGCTCGATGAGGCGGACATGACAGAGGAGTAG
- a CDS encoding DUF935 domain-containing protein, with the protein MPETRILDQYGRPIERGKLTEELAAPSLRSVRQVISDHPEAGLTPARLARLLLDAEQGEPTAYLELAEAMEEKYPHYAAVVGVRKRAVAGLELQVEAASDAADDVKAADLVREAVVRDGIEDELIDLLDGIAKGYAVAEIIWRQEARAWWPERLEWRDPRWFRPSIEDGTTLLLRDIAGDLPLAPFKFITHHARAKSGIPIRAGLARAAAWLYLFQNFGLKDWIVFAETFGHPIRIGRYDAGASAEDRKVLLNAVSAIGTDMAGIVPRSMEIELIEAKLAGNIDLFERLCAYLDQQASKLVLGQTATTDAIAGGHAVGRVHDDVREDIRDADARQLCATLARDLVKPLVDLNLGPRRAYPRMRLVAPDDIPLDKRIDGLKTFVPMGLKVQMSEIRDMLGFADPDEGAELLVAPAPQAVPPPGGTDDPAADPAETAARRDRLTTAAATGAEADMLDNLAIAALESEGYDPLSDLVADALGELAEADDFDDFERRLRRLVGGEPPDGAVERLGDILFQAKLAGRIGVGLDEDA; encoded by the coding sequence ATGCCCGAGACGAGGATCCTGGACCAGTACGGCCGCCCGATCGAGCGGGGCAAGCTGACCGAGGAGCTGGCGGCGCCGTCGCTCCGTTCCGTCCGCCAGGTGATCTCCGACCACCCGGAGGCGGGGCTCACGCCCGCCCGGCTGGCGCGGCTGCTGCTCGACGCCGAGCAGGGCGAGCCCACGGCCTATCTGGAACTGGCCGAGGCGATGGAGGAGAAGTATCCCCACTACGCCGCCGTCGTCGGCGTCCGCAAGCGCGCCGTCGCCGGACTGGAGCTGCAGGTCGAGGCCGCCTCCGACGCGGCCGACGACGTGAAGGCGGCCGACCTGGTGCGCGAGGCCGTGGTGCGCGACGGCATCGAGGACGAGCTGATCGACCTGCTGGACGGCATCGCCAAGGGCTATGCCGTGGCCGAGATCATCTGGCGGCAGGAGGCCCGGGCCTGGTGGCCGGAGCGCCTGGAGTGGCGCGACCCGCGCTGGTTCCGGCCCTCGATCGAGGACGGCACGACGCTGCTGCTGCGCGACATCGCCGGCGATCTGCCGCTGGCGCCGTTCAAGTTCATCACCCATCACGCCCGCGCCAAGTCCGGCATCCCGATCCGCGCCGGCCTGGCCCGGGCGGCGGCCTGGCTCTACCTGTTCCAGAACTTCGGGCTGAAGGACTGGATCGTCTTCGCCGAGACCTTCGGCCACCCGATCCGCATCGGCCGCTACGATGCCGGCGCGAGCGCGGAAGACCGGAAGGTTCTGCTCAACGCGGTCAGCGCCATCGGCACCGACATGGCCGGCATCGTGCCGCGCTCGATGGAGATCGAGCTGATCGAGGCCAAGCTCGCCGGCAATATCGACCTGTTCGAGCGGCTCTGCGCCTATCTCGACCAGCAGGCCTCCAAGCTGGTGCTGGGCCAGACCGCGACCACCGACGCCATCGCCGGCGGTCACGCCGTGGGCCGGGTCCACGACGACGTGCGCGAGGACATTCGCGACGCCGACGCCCGCCAGCTCTGCGCCACGCTGGCGCGCGACCTGGTCAAGCCGCTGGTCGATCTCAACCTCGGGCCGCGGCGCGCCTATCCCAGGATGCGCCTGGTGGCGCCCGACGACATTCCGCTGGACAAGCGGATCGACGGGCTCAAGACCTTCGTGCCGATGGGCCTGAAGGTGCAGATGTCGGAGATCCGCGACATGCTGGGCTTCGCCGATCCGGACGAAGGCGCAGAGCTGCTGGTGGCGCCGGCGCCGCAGGCAGTCCCGCCGCCGGGCGGGACGGACGATCCGGCGGCGGACCCGGCCGAGACCGCCGCCCGGCGCGACCGCCTCACGACCGCAGCTGCGACCGGCGCGGAAGCCGACATGCTCGACAACCTCGCGATCGCGGCGCTGGAATCGGAGGGCTACGACCCGCTCTCCGACCTTGTCGCCGACGCCCTGGGCGAGCTGGCCGAGGCCGACGACTTCGACGACTTCGAGCGGCGCCTGCGCCGGCTGGTCGGCGGCGAGCCGCCGGACGGCGCCGTGGAAAGGCTGGGCGACATCCTGTTCCAGGCGAAGCTTGCCGGCCGCATCGGGGTGGGCCTGGACGAGGACGCCTGA
- a CDS encoding TIR domain-containing protein produces MAETEYDLFLSFARNSAEADSISDLAFRLQREVYGVGLKNVHIWVDRSEDPAAEAWERACAGENDGSAVLLAFITPAWFSDPLCRLEAQLFQSFERQLGRKDLILPVRFLPTRDIEFPRTSAHPKLAADLVSRWLLRVDDMAAEEANGFRGSAERLALLLKGQLGQQDREPARYGQATYGKSSFGRARLGQARWRSAEELNEEKAAKPRLEEPQLRAPDLPREDLRALSVEEGATKIEEWFLRNYEPPEMGTPRNDGEYNYIWGGPYETIDVIEQYFDDVATWEQMERAALELDRYSFEWAPHGARIRPSDDDTWQNRQTKWEEETRPWNDERFSAAKAHQDMLQRIEQLEAALEKIGQGPAGMGHNQPPEPIPDELPITRAEFEQLSHDVAHLKSLPAQPDRDQLTEVKAIQDRTESLGRRIAGWILKKADRFVDATVIVAGTKAGSEILGIAPALLEVGQTIWTWLTTLGWRL; encoded by the coding sequence ATGGCGGAGACCGAGTACGACCTGTTCCTGAGCTTTGCGCGGAACAGCGCGGAGGCGGATTCCATTTCCGACCTAGCGTTTCGCCTGCAGCGTGAGGTCTACGGGGTCGGCCTGAAGAACGTCCATATCTGGGTGGATCGGAGCGAAGACCCCGCCGCCGAGGCCTGGGAGCGGGCGTGCGCCGGTGAAAACGATGGCAGCGCCGTTCTTCTGGCCTTCATAACCCCGGCCTGGTTCTCGGACCCCCTGTGCCGCCTGGAGGCGCAACTCTTCCAGTCTTTCGAGAGACAACTCGGCCGCAAGGACCTGATTCTGCCGGTGCGCTTTCTGCCGACGCGTGACATCGAATTCCCCCGAACGTCGGCCCACCCCAAACTTGCGGCAGATCTGGTGTCGCGATGGTTGCTTCGTGTCGACGACATGGCGGCCGAAGAGGCCAACGGATTTCGAGGCAGCGCCGAAAGGTTGGCGCTTCTCCTCAAGGGCCAACTCGGTCAGCAGGATCGGGAACCGGCGAGATATGGTCAGGCCACATACGGGAAATCCAGCTTTGGGCGGGCCAGACTTGGGCAGGCAAGGTGGAGATCAGCCGAAGAGCTAAATGAGGAGAAAGCGGCCAAGCCGCGACTCGAGGAACCGCAGCTCCGGGCACCGGACCTGCCCCGAGAGGATCTTCGCGCCCTGAGCGTGGAAGAGGGCGCCACGAAGATCGAGGAGTGGTTCCTTCGGAACTACGAACCGCCGGAGATGGGGACGCCAAGAAATGACGGCGAGTACAATTACATCTGGGGTGGCCCCTACGAGACCATCGACGTGATTGAGCAATATTTCGATGACGTCGCTACCTGGGAGCAAATGGAGCGCGCCGCCCTAGAGCTTGACCGGTACTCCTTCGAGTGGGCGCCGCACGGAGCGCGAATCCGTCCGTCCGACGATGATACGTGGCAGAATCGGCAGACGAAATGGGAGGAGGAGACCCGTCCCTGGAACGATGAGCGCTTCTCCGCGGCCAAAGCCCATCAGGACATGCTCCAGCGCATCGAGCAACTGGAAGCGGCACTGGAGAAGATCGGTCAGGGCCCCGCCGGCATGGGTCACAACCAGCCGCCGGAACCCATCCCCGATGAGCTGCCGATCACCCGAGCGGAATTCGAACAGCTGTCCCACGACGTGGCGCATCTGAAATCGCTGCCCGCGCAGCCGGATCGCGACCAACTGACCGAAGTGAAGGCCATCCAGGATCGAACCGAATCTCTCGGCCGGCGGATTGCCGGCTGGATCCTGAAGAAGGCTGACCGGTTCGTAGATGCTACTGTGATCGTGGCCGGCACGAAGGCCGGCTCGGAGATTCTGGGTATCGCGCCCGCCCTGTTGGAGGTCGGCCAGACGATCTGGACATGGCTCACGACGCTGGGCTGGCGTTTGTAG
- a CDS encoding phage protease, translating to MDRQFAYGQPQPVTAAAEAADGGDWITLWPAGGAEVVPVDGRGSWRVTDAAKVVETSLATAAGHVLPIDFDHDIHKPRPGRTGRAVGWIDRLEAAEDGAIRGRVEWTAEGREALASRAYRFISPAFGTDKAGNVTRIVGAGLVNVPAIQELPAVAHAQEDDPTMTKEQLAALRKAFGLTDDADAAAIVTAADQLSTSHTALETAAAKVANAAGQDELTEAVATGVAAKLQTASAEPDPKKYVPKPAYDELAARVEKLETASAASGAQAAVEAATKAGKVSPALNEWAMNYATADPEGFAAWAEKAPVIVAAGRDPAIATAAAHTDKSGLSAEELQVARSMGLTAEAFKAARDENEETSQ from the coding sequence ATGGATCGGCAATTCGCATACGGACAGCCCCAGCCCGTCACCGCCGCCGCCGAGGCGGCCGATGGTGGGGATTGGATCACGCTCTGGCCCGCCGGCGGGGCCGAGGTCGTTCCCGTCGACGGCCGCGGTTCCTGGCGGGTGACCGACGCGGCCAAGGTCGTCGAGACCTCGCTCGCCACGGCCGCCGGTCACGTCCTGCCCATCGACTTCGATCACGACATCCACAAGCCCCGGCCCGGCCGCACCGGCCGCGCGGTCGGCTGGATCGACCGCCTGGAGGCGGCGGAAGACGGCGCCATCCGCGGCCGCGTCGAGTGGACCGCCGAGGGCCGCGAGGCGCTGGCGTCCAGGGCCTACCGCTTCATCTCTCCGGCCTTCGGCACCGACAAGGCGGGCAACGTCACCCGCATCGTCGGCGCCGGTCTGGTCAATGTTCCCGCGATCCAGGAGCTGCCTGCGGTCGCACACGCCCAGGAGGACGACCCCACCATGACCAAGGAACAGCTGGCCGCGCTCCGGAAGGCGTTCGGCCTGACGGACGACGCCGACGCCGCCGCCATCGTCACGGCGGCCGATCAGCTCTCGACCTCGCACACCGCCCTGGAGACGGCCGCGGCCAAGGTCGCGAATGCCGCCGGCCAGGACGAGCTGACCGAGGCGGTCGCCACCGGCGTCGCGGCGAAGCTGCAGACCGCTTCCGCCGAGCCGGACCCGAAGAAGTACGTGCCGAAGCCCGCCTATGACGAGCTGGCGGCCCGCGTCGAGAAGCTGGAGACGGCGAGCGCCGCCTCCGGCGCGCAGGCCGCCGTCGAGGCGGCGACCAAGGCCGGCAAGGTCTCGCCCGCGCTCAACGAGTGGGCGATGAACTACGCCACCGCCGACCCGGAGGGCTTCGCCGCCTGGGCCGAGAAGGCCCCGGTGATCGTCGCCGCCGGCCGCGACCCGGCCATCGCCACCGCCGCCGCGCACACCGACAAGTCCGGTCTATCGGCCGAGGAGCTGCAGGTCGCGCGGTCGATGGGCCTCACGGCCGAGGCCTTCAAGGCCGCCCGTGACGAGAACGAGGAGACCAGCCAGTGA